One segment of Gammaproteobacteria bacterium DNA contains the following:
- a CDS encoding adenosine kinase, with product MAKYHVYGIGNALVDMEYEVEISDLETLSIDKGVMTLVSEEHQLKIMNHLAERRHQRGSGGSAANSIIAVSQFGGTAFYSCKVAEDELGHFYMKDLLDGGVDTNHHTEKEQGHTGRCVVLVTPDSDRTLCTFLGISGELSSKELVEDALCNSDYFYTEGYLVTSENARRASIEAKRIAEAAGVKTAISLSDPNMVRFFKTGLLDMIGSGVDLLFANEEEARGMAGTDELDSVVDYLRTLSKEFVITRGPQGALIWDGNRLIDIDPVKVEAVDTVGAGDMFAGAFLYGLTQGWEHRHAGDLAAAASAKLVTSLGPRIPAAETQAILKNFKSNALTDITKRV from the coding sequence ATGGCGAAGTATCACGTTTACGGCATCGGTAATGCCTTGGTGGACATGGAATATGAAGTAGAAATTTCCGACTTGGAAACACTAAGTATCGACAAGGGAGTGATGACCCTGGTCAGTGAAGAGCATCAATTGAAGATCATGAATCACTTGGCCGAACGGCGCCATCAGCGCGGCTCCGGTGGATCGGCGGCTAACTCGATTATTGCTGTCAGTCAGTTTGGCGGAACCGCTTTCTACTCCTGCAAGGTTGCGGAGGATGAACTAGGGCATTTCTATATGAAGGACTTGCTCGATGGCGGCGTGGACACCAACCATCACACTGAGAAGGAGCAAGGTCATACCGGCCGTTGCGTGGTGTTGGTGACCCCCGACAGCGATCGCACCCTCTGCACTTTCCTGGGCATCAGCGGCGAATTGTCCAGCAAGGAACTGGTCGAGGATGCCCTGTGCAACTCCGATTACTTCTACACCGAAGGCTATCTGGTCACTTCAGAAAACGCCCGCCGCGCTTCCATCGAGGCCAAGCGCATTGCTGAAGCGGCTGGCGTCAAGACGGCGATCTCGCTGTCCGATCCCAATATGGTCAGGTTCTTCAAGACCGGGTTGCTGGACATGATCGGTTCCGGTGTTGATCTGCTGTTCGCCAACGAGGAGGAGGCCAGGGGCATGGCGGGGACCGATGAGCTGGACAGCGTAGTGGATTACTTGAGAACCTTGAGCAAAGAGTTCGTGATCACCCGTGGTCCTCAGGGCGCGCTAATTTGGGATGGCAACAGGCTGATTGATATTGATCCCGTTAAAGTGGAGGCGGTGGATACTGTCGGCGCGGGCGATATGTTCGCTGGGGCTTTTCTGTATGGGTTGACTCAGGGTTGGGAACATCGGCATGCGGGGGATTTGGCGGCGGCGGCATCAGCGAAGCTGGTCACGAGCCTGGGGCCGCGCATCCCGGCTGCGGAGACACAGGCGATTCTGAAAAACTTCAAATCAAATGCACTCACGGATATTACGAAAAGGGTCTGA
- a CDS encoding ABC transporter ATP-binding protein: MLLEVENLHVRYGNVDALHGVNLSVRQGEIVTLLGANGAGKTTTLSVISGLLRPSAGEIRFEGRPIHKTPAHQLVALGIAQAPEGRRIFGTLTVEENLNLGAFTQTDPTRIAKNRRWIHELFPVLANRREQLAGTLSGGEQQMLAIGRALMAQPRILLLDEPSLGLAPLLVKAIFQTLWEINEAGVTIVLVEQNARAALKLAHRGYVMEVGRIVLEDRAEALLANPQVREAYLGGQTAGE, from the coding sequence ATGCTCCTTGAGGTCGAAAACCTGCATGTTCGCTACGGCAACGTCGATGCGCTACATGGCGTTAATCTATCTGTTCGTCAGGGTGAAATCGTTACTCTTCTGGGCGCGAATGGCGCAGGCAAAACCACCACCCTGAGCGTGATCAGCGGCCTTTTGCGTCCATCAGCGGGGGAAATTCGTTTCGAGGGCCGTCCGATTCACAAAACGCCCGCTCATCAATTAGTCGCGCTCGGCATTGCTCAAGCCCCGGAAGGTCGTCGCATATTCGGTACATTAACCGTAGAGGAAAACCTGAACCTGGGTGCATTCACCCAGACCGACCCGACGCGCATCGCCAAAAACCGGCGCTGGATTCACGAACTGTTCCCGGTGCTGGCGAACCGTCGCGAACAACTGGCCGGCACGCTGAGTGGCGGCGAGCAACAAATGCTGGCCATTGGCCGGGCGTTGATGGCACAGCCGCGCATCCTGTTACTCGATGAGCCGAGCCTGGGACTGGCACCGCTGCTGGTCAAGGCGATTTTCCAGACGCTGTGGGAAATCAACGAGGCAGGCGTGACCATTGTTCTGGTCGAGCAGAACGCCCGCGCCGCCCTGAAACTGGCGCATCGCGGCTATGTCATGGAAGTCGGGCGCATCGTGCTGGAGGACCGCGCCGAGGCCTTGCTGGCCAATCCCCAGGTGCGTGAGGCGTATTTGGGCGGTCAGACAGCGGGAGAATAA
- the purB gene encoding adenylosuccinate lyase encodes MELTTLTAISPIDGRYADKTADLRPIFSEYGLIRHRVQVEVRWLQALARYPGIPEVPPLSISALRLLDGLVENFALPDAQRIKNIERTTNHDVKAVEYWLKERIAGHAELEAVSEFIHFACTSEDINNLAYALMLREARTQALLPGLDELVDAISRLARQYADQPMLARTHGQPASPTTLGKEMANVAYRLKRQRAHLAATPLLGKINGAVGNYNAHLAAYPEIDWEDFARCFVADDLELDWNPYTTQIEPHDYMAEFFHIVMRANTVLLDFCRDIWSYIAIGYFRQRTVAGEIGSSTMPHKVNPIDFENAEGNLGVANALLDHLANKLPVSRWQRDLTDSTVLRTLGVGLAHTLVAYQSTLKGLGKLEVDTAMLEADLDANWEVLAEPIQTVMRRYGIDQPYEKLKALTRGQRVERETLRKFIADLAIPEEAKQHLLNLTPAHYTGNAAAQGRKI; translated from the coding sequence ATGGAACTCACCACACTCACCGCGATTTCCCCCATCGACGGCCGCTATGCCGACAAAACTGCCGACCTGCGACCGATTTTCAGCGAATATGGCCTGATCCGCCATCGGGTGCAGGTTGAAGTGCGCTGGTTGCAGGCGCTGGCCCGTTACCCAGGCATCCCCGAAGTCCCGCCGCTCAGCATATCCGCGCTGCGCTTGCTCGACGGACTGGTGGAAAACTTCGCCTTACCCGACGCCCAGCGCATCAAGAACATCGAGCGCACGACCAATCATGATGTCAAAGCTGTGGAGTACTGGCTCAAGGAGCGGATCGCTGGTCATGCCGAACTGGAAGCGGTCAGCGAGTTTATCCACTTCGCCTGCACCTCCGAGGACATCAATAATCTGGCTTACGCGCTGATGCTGCGCGAAGCACGGACTCAGGCGCTGTTGCCGGGGCTGGATGAACTCGTCGACGCCATTAGTCGGCTGGCGCGTCAATATGCCGATCAACCGATGCTGGCGCGCACCCACGGGCAACCGGCCTCGCCGACCACGCTGGGCAAGGAAATGGCCAATGTCGCTTATCGCTTGAAGCGGCAGCGGGCGCATTTGGCGGCGACGCCCTTGCTGGGCAAGATCAATGGTGCGGTCGGCAACTATAACGCCCATCTGGCTGCTTACCCGGAGATCGACTGGGAAGATTTCGCCCGCTGCTTTGTCGCCGACGACCTGGAGCTGGACTGGAATCCTTACACTACGCAGATCGAACCGCATGATTATATGGCGGAGTTTTTCCATATTGTGATGCGGGCTAATACGGTGCTGCTGGATTTTTGTCGGGATATCTGGAGCTATATCGCCATCGGCTATTTTCGGCAAAGGACGGTCGCCGGCGAAATCGGCTCTTCAACCATGCCGCACAAGGTCAATCCCATCGACTTCGAGAACGCCGAGGGCAATCTGGGCGTCGCGAACGCGCTGCTGGATCATCTGGCGAATAAGTTGCCGGTGTCGCGCTGGCAGCGGGATCTGACCGATTCCACCGTGTTGCGGACGCTAGGCGTGGGGCTGGCGCATACCCTCGTGGCGTATCAGTCGACATTGAAGGGCCTGGGCAAGCTGGAAGTCGACACAGCGATGTTGGAGGCGGATCTGGATGCGAATTGGGAAGTGCTGGCCGAACCCATTCAAACGGTGATGCGCCGTTATGGCATCGACCAGCCCTATGAAAAACTTAAAGCGCTGACGCGCGGCCAGCGGGTGGAGCGGGAGACGTTGCGCAAATTTATCGCCGATCTGGCGATTCCCGAGGAAGCGAAGCAACATCTGCTGAATCTTACTCCAGCGCACTATACCGGCAATGCTGCCGCCCAGGGGCGCAAGATATAG
- a CDS encoding DMT family transporter — MLLGAALFWSLGGLLIKWIDWNPVAIAGMRSLIGAALIWIVFRRELHIDRSFNQIGGALAYAGTVVLFVVANKMTTAANAILLQYTAPIYVTLFSPWFLGERTHGRDWLILLVMMGGMVLFFLDELTLTGYWGNIIALIDGFCFGWMALFMRRQKDGSALSSLLLGNLIAVAIGLPFMFQSMPDLSSWIGLGLLGVVQLGLPYILFALALRHVRAVEGILIPMIEPVLNPVWVLLLLGEKPGAWALLGGAIILGTVMYRATCQGHEKRTP, encoded by the coding sequence ATGTTGCTCGGGGCCGCGCTGTTCTGGAGCCTGGGCGGGTTGTTGATCAAATGGATCGACTGGAATCCGGTCGCTATCGCCGGGATGCGCAGCCTGATCGGCGCGGCTCTGATCTGGATCGTGTTTCGCCGCGAACTGCATATCGACAGGTCGTTCAATCAGATCGGCGGGGCGTTGGCTTACGCGGGTACGGTCGTACTGTTTGTCGTCGCTAACAAAATGACTACGGCGGCGAATGCGATTCTGTTGCAATATACTGCGCCGATTTATGTGACTTTGTTTAGCCCCTGGTTTCTCGGGGAACGGACGCATGGCCGCGACTGGCTGATCCTGTTGGTCATGATGGGCGGCATGGTGCTGTTTTTCCTGGATGAGCTGACTCTGACCGGGTACTGGGGCAACATTATTGCCCTGATCGATGGATTTTGTTTCGGCTGGATGGCGCTGTTCATGCGCCGGCAGAAGGATGGTTCCGCGCTGTCCTCGCTGTTGTTGGGCAATCTGATCGCCGTGGCGATTGGTTTGCCCTTTATGTTTCAGTCTATGCCGGATCTATCGAGCTGGATTGGTCTGGGCTTGTTGGGCGTGGTGCAACTGGGCTTGCCCTATATTCTGTTCGCGCTGGCCTTGCGCCATGTCCGCGCCGTCGAAGGCATTTTGATTCCTATGATCGAGCCGGTGCTGAATCCGGTCTGGGTGCTTCTCTTGTTGGGTGAGAAGCCCGGCGCCTGGGCCTTGCTCGGCGGCGCAATCATTCTGGGTACCGTGATGTACCGGGCGACCTGCCAAGGACATGAAAAGCGAACTCCCTGA